From the genome of Candidatus Binatia bacterium:
GAGCGAATTTCGAAATTCGCTACATCTACCGCCCATCGAGTGTCGAAGTTCGCGCCGGCATCACCCGCAACGTAGGCGTCTTGCTCGAACGGTATCACCCCGATGCCGACGAGTACATCGGTGGCGTCTTCAGAAGCATATCGCGTTCGCAGGAAAGCTAAGGGCTCTCTAATGCCACGGCGTGGCGTAGTGGCTGAGCGCAAAGCGCGGATCACGGAATGGGGCACATTGATGCGTATGCCGGACGGCGGCTGGCAGGGCGGTTGTAGCCGCCACCCGAGCAGTCGTCTGATCAACGATATCACGCGGACTCTTCATAGCGCGCGAGATGAGCGAGCACGGCCTGGTGAACTGGTAGGTTCGATGAAACGCCCTGAATACTCGCGGCATACATTATTGGCCGTCGTGGTGTCCAAGTTGTCCTCCTTCGGAGCGACTCACTCCACCTACGTAATCGCGCACTGCCGAGTGTCGATGACACTTTGGCCGGCGCGGTTATAGCAAGTTGAATTTCAGCACGGTGCCGGCCGAGCGTTCGAGTCCCTCTACCTCCACGCGGGGGGTTCCCTGCGGGGGTAGTGTGGTAGGCTGAAAGCCTGGAGACTGTGCCCCCATTTAGGATACAAGGCGCTCGCGATCGGCGGGCGCCTTTTAGTTTTTAAGGAGGCCGCTCGGCCAGGCGCCTGAGCACCCGATATGCTGCAATCGCGCGGATATTCTCGCTACGTTCGTCCATCATTTGGCCGAGTAGACTCCGATCGCACCCTTTCGCCGAGGCCGAAGTGAAGCGCGCCACGAAGAGTAAGTGCGTGCGTACGCCCATCTCTGCCGCCATCATGTTCGCTCTGCTTGCGACGGGGTGCGAGCGCGCCGCGGGCCCTGCGCTGCCGGCGTCGGGTGCCGCGCCTCAAGCGAAGGTGCGGGCAGAAAGCGTGACGCCCGACAAGAGCGTCCTAGCCTTTAAGCCCGACGCCGTCACCGTCAACGGCGGCGATCCGGCGAACACGGTGCTCTCGTATAAGACGCATCACCCGCCGCAACTCTCGAGCGACTGCGGCACGTCGAGCAACCCGCTCGCCGAGATCACGCAATACAAAACGAAGAAGGTCAAGAAAGTCACGTACGCCTACGAGCACGTCTACGGGCTCAACGAGTACTCGAACGAAAAATATCAGTGCACGTACAAGGCATTCACCGGCCCGCCGCACCCGCACACCGCGAAGCTGAAGATCACGGTCATCGGCCCGTAGCGGCGATGGGGATCCGGATCATCGCGCTGCTCGGCGGCGTGCTGCTCGCGGGAGCGGGCGGATCGGATACGACCGGCGACACGCTGCGCTCCGTCGCCGCCACCTACTACGCGAGCGCGGGCCAAGTCGCCACGATCACGGGGCGCGACTCGACGATGGATTACTACCAGCGCCTGCTCGACGATGCCGCCCTGCTCGAGGAGTCGCCGCCGAGTTACTATCCGGCGCCACTCTGGCAGCAGAGCGTGCACGCGGCCTCGCTGCTCGACCTCAGCCTCGCGCTGCAGCTCCTGCAGAACGCGTACTCGCCGATGGAATCGATCCGCGGCCTCGGCGAGACGTTCGTGAAATCGTCGAAGGACGGAACGATGCAGCCCCTCGCGGTCTACGTCCCGACGGGCTACGTCGCGGGGACGCCGGCGCCGCTGCTCGTCTTTCTCCACGGATGGCAGCAGGCCGAGTCGCATCTCCTCGCGCCGCCATACGTCCAAGATCTCGCCGAGAGCACCGGCACGATCGTCGTCGCGCCCTACGGCCACGGCTACTACGATTACAACGGCTCTTCGGGCGACGTCTATGACGCCTTCGACGCGGCCTGTCGCGCGTTTACGATCGACAAGAACCGGCGCTACATCGCCGGCTATTCGATGGGAGGCTTCTCGGTCTTCAACATCGCGCCGATGCATCCGAACGATTGGAGCGCCGTCCTCTCGATCGCGGGAGCGCTGCTGAATTCGCGCGCGCCGCATCTCCTCGCGACGATGCCGCGCGCGAGATTCTACGTCGTCACCGGTGCGTTCGACGACATCGTTCCCACCGCGTTCCCCACCGCGACGGCGATCTATCTGCGCGACGCCGGCGTCCCCGTGACGTTCTACTCCGCGCCCGACGGCACGCACGCGCTCTACACGCTGCGCGCGCAGCTCGCGCGGGCCTGGGACGAAATGGAACGCGGCGTCGTGCGTACCCCGGCCGGCCTCACCGGCGCCGCCGACCTGCCCGAAGCCGTAACGAAGTAAGCGCCGCAATCCGCGTCGGCCGCCGGCACGTTACCAGGGAAGTGCCTTACCTGGAAAGCGGCGAAGGACGGCTGCGTGGATGCCGATGAGTTCGAGGCCCTCTACGACGAGTACCATCGCCTCGTCTATGGCATCGCGCTGCGCGTGCTCTCCGATTCCGCGGCGGCCGAAGACGTCACGCAGGCCGTGTTTCTGAAGGTCTGGAGCAGCCCGCAGCTCTTTCGCGGCGGCAACTTCGCGGCGTGGATCGCGCGCGTCGCGCGCAACCGCGCGCTCGACGTGCTGCGCGCGCGCGCGTCACATGCAGAAGACGAAATTCCCGCCACGCTCCCGGCCGAAGACGCGCTCGAAGACACGGCGCTCAAGCATCTCAACGCCGAACGCGTACGCGACGCGCTCGCGCAGCTTCCGCCCGAACAGCGCGCGCCGATCGAGCTCGGCTTCTTCGGCGGCGCGACGCACGAGCAGATCGCGCGCCAATCGGGAGTGCCGCTCGGCACGATCAAGACGCGGATCCGCACCGGGCTGCGCCGCCTGCGCAACGCGCTGGAAGGAGCCGTCGCCGTATGATCTCGCACGACGAGCTCCTCGACAACGTCGCCGTCTACGCGCTCGGCCTGCTTCCCGAAAGCGAGGCCGCGGCCGTCGTCGAGCATCTGCGAACCTGCGAATCGTGCCGCAAGGAGTACGAGCTGCTGCGTCCAGCCGTCACCGCCGTCGCCTATTCCTCGGAAACCGTCGCGAGCCCGCTGCTCAAGGCGCGCATCATGAAGCAGGTGCGCGGCAAGAGCGCGCGCCCGCGTTCGTATTCGTGGCCGGCCTACGCGTTCGCCGCCGCATGTCTCGTTGTGGCGCTCGTCACCGGCATGGCCGATCTCTCGCTGCGCGCGCGCATGGCGAGTCAGCAGCAGATGGTCGCCGATATGATGGCCCCCGACGCGCAGCACTACCGGTTCGGCCACGGCGAAGT
Proteins encoded in this window:
- a CDS encoding alpha/beta fold hydrolase, producing MGIRIIALLGGVLLAGAGGSDTTGDTLRSVAATYYASAGQVATITGRDSTMDYYQRLLDDAALLEESPPSYYPAPLWQQSVHAASLLDLSLALQLLQNAYSPMESIRGLGETFVKSSKDGTMQPLAVYVPTGYVAGTPAPLLVFLHGWQQAESHLLAPPYVQDLAESTGTIVVAPYGHGYYDYNGSSGDVYDAFDAACRAFTIDKNRRYIAGYSMGGFSVFNIAPMHPNDWSAVLSIAGALLNSRAPHLLATMPRARFYVVTGAFDDIVPTAFPTATAIYLRDAGVPVTFYSAPDGTHALYTLRAQLARAWDEMERGVVRTPAGLTGAADLPEAVTK
- a CDS encoding sigma-70 family RNA polymerase sigma factor, whose amino-acid sequence is MDADEFEALYDEYHRLVYGIALRVLSDSAAAEDVTQAVFLKVWSSPQLFRGGNFAAWIARVARNRALDVLRARASHAEDEIPATLPAEDALEDTALKHLNAERVRDALAQLPPEQRAPIELGFFGGATHEQIARQSGVPLGTIKTRIRTGLRRLRNALEGAVAV
- a CDS encoding anti-sigma factor, translating into MISHDELLDNVAVYALGLLPESEAAAVVEHLRTCESCRKEYELLRPAVTAVAYSSETVASPLLKARIMKQVRGKSARPRSYSWPAYAFAAACLVVALVTGMADLSLRARMASQQQMVADMMAPDAQHYRFGHGEVVARSGRLYIAMPKMPPPPPGHVYQAWTMPKGSTKVAPSMTFEPTGDATVVRLPENAETVALVAVSVEPMGGSQQPTTTPIATVRI